In one Flexibacter flexilis DSM 6793 genomic region, the following are encoded:
- a CDS encoding glycosyltransferase family 4 protein yields MQPRIIACHLLNDFSGSPKILAQALRVLADNQHQVYLFSSFNNKGFLTDIQGVKKVNVWYHYDANPIFRLFFYTLTQMILFVYLVFFLDKKDTVYINTLLPYGAALAARLRGCRVVYHVHESSISPPLLRDFLVGVAKKMASEIVNVSDFVKEAHKIQQVNSYLIYNSLDEHFAQKAAEFDKPTAMKHVLMACSLKIYKGIFEFMKLAEKNRNLKFRLVLNASEPKIKSFFKNCILPPNVEILAAQSDMHPHYQWADVILNLSRPDAWVETFGMTVLEGMAYGLPAIVPPVGGITEVVRDGETGFLADCRDTDSVNKCLHKLLDNRDAYLSFSAKAKEQLQMFSSQTFQTKILSLF; encoded by the coding sequence ATGCAACCACGTATTATTGCCTGCCATTTGCTAAACGATTTTAGCGGCAGCCCCAAAATTCTGGCGCAAGCTCTGCGCGTTTTGGCGGACAATCAGCACCAAGTTTATTTGTTTTCGTCGTTCAATAACAAAGGTTTTCTTACAGATATTCAGGGTGTTAAGAAAGTAAATGTATGGTATCACTATGATGCAAATCCAATTTTTCGTTTATTTTTCTATACACTCACCCAAATGATTTTGTTCGTGTACTTGGTCTTTTTTTTGGATAAAAAAGATACCGTTTACATTAATACGCTGTTGCCGTATGGCGCGGCATTGGCAGCGCGTTTGCGTGGTTGCCGCGTGGTGTATCACGTACACGAAAGCAGTATTAGCCCGCCCTTATTGCGCGATTTTTTGGTAGGTGTGGCCAAAAAGATGGCTTCCGAAATTGTGAATGTTTCAGATTTTGTGAAAGAAGCCCACAAAATACAACAAGTGAATAGCTATTTGATTTACAATTCGTTGGATGAGCATTTTGCCCAAAAAGCCGCCGAATTTGACAAGCCAACCGCTATGAAACATGTATTAATGGCCTGTTCTCTCAAAATTTACAAAGGCATTTTTGAGTTTATGAAATTGGCCGAAAAAAACAGAAATCTAAAATTTCGGTTGGTGCTCAATGCCTCCGAACCAAAGATTAAATCTTTTTTCAAAAACTGCATTTTACCGCCCAACGTGGAAATTTTGGCCGCGCAATCGGATATGCACCCGCATTACCAATGGGCCGATGTGATACTGAATCTTTCGCGCCCTGATGCTTGGGTCGAAACCTTCGGCATGACTGTTTTGGAAGGAATGGCTTATGGTTTGCCTGCCATCGTGCCGCCTGTCGGTGGCATTACGGAAGTGGTACGCGATGGCGAAACGGGCTTTTTGGCCGATTGCCGCGACACGGACAGCGTCAATAAATGTTTGCATAAACTCTTGGACAACCGCGACGCTTATTTGTCGTTTTCGGCCAAAGCCAAAGAGCAATTGCAAATGTTTAGTAGCCAGACGTTTCAGACCAAAATTTTGTCGCTGTTCTAA
- a CDS encoding TolC family protein: MEFKRLIFFVNFLLFYQSFGQTLSLKEAVETGVANYGTIKAKGKYWEAANETVKQVQRDYLPNLTLSLQQDYGTVNGQNGPLYGFGGFGVSSSGLPLPHQNWNAAFGALYLTNVNWEFFTFGKIKQRINLSKADASRYEKDLEQEKFQHKIRIAAAYLNLLASQRMIISQQKNLDRAEIFYKTTAQKAKNGLNAGVDSTLAAAEVSKAKILLNQIKDQNKELNNKLIALMGVEVRDLVLDTTFVKKTPKSAYPTAASSDTLNPILQFYKSRISFGKQQLKSSETEYYPSLSLVGIYQTRASGFNADYASNQNSFTRNYLDGISPNRQNYLLGMGLNWNLTTIAKVNKKVSAQKLLVEGLQSEYDVVEQQLKTQSDAADTKIKLAIENAQEAPKQVAAAQQAYTQKTALYKNGLADLVAVTQTFYTLNRAEIDQDIILTNIWQSLLLKAAATGDFDFFMNEF, translated from the coding sequence ATGGAATTTAAAAGACTTATCTTTTTTGTCAATTTCTTATTATTCTATCAGAGTTTTGGGCAAACGCTATCGCTCAAAGAAGCCGTAGAAACTGGCGTGGCCAACTACGGAACCATCAAAGCCAAAGGCAAATACTGGGAAGCGGCCAACGAAACCGTAAAGCAAGTGCAGCGCGATTATTTACCCAACCTGACGCTCTCTTTACAGCAAGATTATGGCACGGTAAACGGACAAAACGGCCCACTGTATGGGTTTGGCGGCTTTGGCGTTTCCTCGTCGGGCTTGCCGCTGCCCCACCAAAACTGGAACGCCGCGTTCGGGGCACTTTACCTTACCAACGTGAATTGGGAGTTTTTTACTTTCGGAAAAATAAAGCAAAGAATTAACCTATCCAAAGCCGATGCCAGCCGCTACGAGAAAGATTTGGAACAAGAAAAATTTCAGCATAAAATCAGAATTGCAGCCGCTTACCTTAATCTTTTGGCCAGCCAACGCATGATTATTTCTCAACAAAAGAATTTAGACAGAGCGGAAATATTTTATAAAACAACTGCCCAAAAAGCGAAAAATGGCCTCAATGCGGGTGTAGATTCTACGCTTGCCGCCGCGGAAGTATCGAAAGCTAAAATTTTATTAAATCAGATAAAAGACCAAAACAAAGAACTCAACAACAAGCTCATTGCCCTGATGGGCGTAGAAGTGCGCGATTTGGTGTTGGATACGACCTTTGTGAAGAAAACGCCCAAATCGGCCTACCCGACGGCAGCCAGCAGCGACACGCTCAATCCTATTTTGCAATTTTACAAAAGCCGCATCAGCTTTGGCAAACAACAACTAAAGTCTTCAGAAACAGAATATTATCCGAGTCTTAGCCTTGTGGGAATCTATCAAACACGGGCTTCGGGTTTTAATGCCGATTATGCCAGCAACCAAAATTCGTTCACGCGCAACTATCTGGACGGCATCAGCCCCAATCGCCAGAATTATTTGTTGGGTATGGGACTCAACTGGAATCTGACCACTATCGCCAAAGTAAACAAAAAGGTAAGTGCCCAAAAACTGTTGGTAGAAGGCCTGCAAAGCGAATACGACGTAGTAGAACAGCAACTCAAAACGCAGTCGGATGCGGCAGATACCAAAATCAAGTTGGCCATCGAAAATGCGCAAGAAGCACCTAAGCAAGTAGCCGCCGCCCAACAAGCCTACACCCAAAAAACGGCTTTGTACAAAAACGGTTTGGCGGATTTGGTGGCTGTTACCCAGACGTTTTACACGCTCAACCGCGCCGAAATTGACCAAGACATTATCTTGACCAACATTTGGCAATCGCTGTTACTCAAGGCGGCGGCAACAGGCGATTTTGACTTTTTTATGAATGAATTTTAA
- a CDS encoding efflux RND transporter permease subunit, producing MNLIRFALRKPISILVLVAGLVFFGIGAVQSIKVDILPKMNLPVIYLAHPFGGYTPDQMESYFAKNYVNIMLFANGVKSIETKNIQGLTLMKVSYYENTNMAQAAAELAALANRIQAGFPPGSQPPFIIRFDASSLPVGQLVLSSKTRTNNELQDLANVYVRASFTSIPGLLSPPPFGGSPRTIEINVNPDALRAHNLTPDQIVEAIRLNNQTAPSGNVRIGDLNYITPTNNTIKSVKDFEKIPLFKGGVSNLYLGDVANVKDGADITAGYALVNGKRSVYVSIAKAGDASTWDVVKNLKAQLPKIQSTLPEDVSISYEFDQSVHVINAVKSLVTEGVIGAILTGLMVLLFLGDRRAALIVIMTIPISIISGVLFLKLFGQTINLMSLSGLALAIGILVDESTVTIENIHQHFDMGKPKALAIWDACKEIALPKLLILLCILAVFAPAFTMAGIPGALFLPLALAIGFSMVFSFLLSQTFVPIMANWLMKSHAEHAPHHPAAAGHEKEELSHREDLNNDGKLSGFERFRVRFMAFIGRLFSYKKPITIAYLLAASTVVVLLLSHIGQDVFPKVNSSQFQMRLRAPNGTRLERTEEHALTALKELEKMIGKEHIAISSVYVGQHPSLFSVSPIYLFTAGPHEAVFQIGLQDYHTDMDNFKDEFRKRLAKALPNDKVSFEPIELTDKVLSQGSPTPIEIRIAGKNKNLNEQYANKLIAKLNETAFFRDVQIGQPIKYPALNIDIDRTRAAQLGVDMNDVSRSLIASTSSSRYTEKNTWIDEKAGLSYNVQVQVPLDQMNTENDIKEVPLLKNATRPVLSDVATLTPSYTHGENDNLGAMPYISVTANIHHTDLGTANQAVKTAINSLGELPRGLFMEPIGLTKVLSETMGSLESGLLVAIVVIFLMLSANFQSFKLSLVILTTVPAVVLGALLMLLLTGSTLNLQSYMGIIMSVGVSIANAVLLVTNAEQLRKVNGDALESAREAASLRLRPIIMTSIAMIVGMLPMAIGHGEAGEQTSPLGRAVIGGLLFSTFTVLIVLPVIFAWMMDKNSTQSVSLDPEDEESKHYVPSSFQPTK from the coding sequence ATGAATTTAATACGTTTCGCACTTCGCAAACCCATATCCATTTTGGTGTTGGTGGCGGGTCTCGTTTTCTTCGGAATTGGAGCCGTCCAAAGCATCAAGGTAGATATTTTGCCTAAAATGAACTTGCCAGTAATTTACTTGGCGCACCCGTTTGGCGGCTACACCCCCGACCAAATGGAGTCTTATTTTGCCAAAAACTATGTAAACATCATGTTGTTTGCCAATGGCGTAAAATCCATTGAAACCAAAAACATTCAGGGGCTTACGCTCATGAAAGTTAGCTATTACGAAAATACGAATATGGCGCAAGCTGCCGCCGAACTCGCCGCCTTAGCCAACAGGATTCAGGCGGGCTTCCCTCCTGGTTCGCAACCGCCTTTTATTATTCGTTTTGATGCTTCGTCTTTACCTGTCGGGCAATTGGTTTTGAGCAGTAAAACCCGCACCAACAACGAGTTACAGGATTTGGCCAACGTATATGTACGTGCTTCGTTTACGTCCATTCCGGGGCTGTTGTCGCCGCCGCCTTTTGGTGGTAGCCCGCGCACAATCGAGATAAACGTAAACCCCGACGCACTCCGCGCACACAACCTCACGCCCGACCAAATCGTAGAAGCTATTCGCCTCAACAACCAAACCGCACCGTCTGGGAACGTCCGCATCGGGGATTTGAACTACATCACGCCCACCAACAACACCATCAAAAGTGTAAAAGATTTTGAGAAAATACCTTTGTTTAAAGGCGGTGTGAGCAACCTATATTTGGGCGATGTGGCCAACGTAAAAGACGGCGCAGACATTACGGCAGGTTATGCCCTCGTCAATGGCAAACGCTCTGTATATGTGAGCATTGCCAAAGCGGGCGACGCTTCCACTTGGGACGTAGTGAAAAACCTAAAAGCGCAATTACCCAAAATACAAAGCACCTTGCCCGAAGACGTGAGTATTTCGTATGAGTTTGACCAGTCCGTACACGTAATCAACGCCGTAAAAAGTTTGGTAACGGAAGGGGTCATCGGGGCGATACTCACTGGCCTAATGGTGTTGCTCTTTTTGGGTGACCGACGCGCCGCCCTCATCGTGATTATGACCATTCCGATTTCCATTATTTCGGGGGTTTTGTTTCTCAAATTGTTTGGTCAAACCATCAACCTCATGTCTTTGAGCGGTTTGGCTCTGGCCATCGGAATTCTGGTAGATGAAAGTACCGTAACCATCGAAAACATTCACCAACATTTCGACATGGGCAAACCAAAAGCCTTGGCCATTTGGGACGCTTGTAAAGAAATCGCCTTGCCCAAATTGCTGATTCTATTGTGTATTTTGGCCGTGTTTGCTCCCGCCTTCACGATGGCAGGCATACCAGGCGCGTTGTTTTTGCCGTTGGCCTTAGCCATTGGCTTTTCGATGGTGTTTTCGTTTCTTTTATCTCAAACTTTTGTGCCCATTATGGCCAATTGGTTGATGAAAAGCCATGCAGAACACGCGCCGCACCACCCAGCCGCCGCAGGCCACGAAAAAGAAGAGCTAAGCCACCGCGAAGACCTCAACAACGACGGAAAACTCAGTGGATTTGAGCGTTTCCGTGTGCGTTTCATGGCCTTTATTGGACGTTTATTTTCTTACAAAAAACCCATTACGATTGCCTATTTGCTGGCAGCCAGTACGGTAGTTGTGTTGTTGTTGAGCCATATCGGACAAGACGTTTTCCCGAAAGTAAATTCAAGCCAGTTCCAAATGCGCCTGCGTGCGCCCAACGGAACACGCCTCGAACGCACCGAAGAACACGCCCTCACCGCCCTGAAAGAATTAGAAAAAATGATTGGCAAAGAACATATTGCCATTTCGTCGGTGTACGTGGGACAGCACCCAAGTTTGTTTTCCGTTTCGCCTATTTATTTGTTCACGGCAGGGCCGCACGAAGCTGTTTTCCAAATTGGTTTGCAAGACTACCATACCGACATGGACAACTTCAAAGACGAATTTAGAAAGCGTTTGGCCAAAGCATTACCCAACGATAAAGTTTCTTTTGAGCCTATCGAACTGACCGACAAAGTATTGAGTCAAGGTTCGCCTACGCCTATCGAAATTCGAATTGCGGGCAAAAACAAAAACCTTAATGAGCAATACGCCAACAAACTCATTGCCAAGCTCAACGAAACGGCTTTTTTCAGAGACGTGCAAATCGGCCAACCTATCAAATATCCTGCGCTCAACATCGACATAGACCGTACACGCGCCGCGCAATTGGGCGTGGACATGAACGACGTTTCGCGTTCGCTGATTGCCTCTACGTCTTCATCTCGTTACACCGAAAAAAACACTTGGATTGACGAGAAAGCAGGTCTTTCGTACAACGTGCAAGTACAAGTCCCACTCGACCAAATGAACACGGAAAACGACATCAAGGAAGTGCCTTTGCTCAAAAATGCGACACGCCCAGTGCTTAGCGACGTGGCCACGCTCACGCCCTCGTACACGCACGGCGAAAACGACAACTTAGGTGCAATGCCCTACATTTCCGTAACTGCCAACATTCACCATACGGATTTGGGAACAGCCAACCAAGCCGTTAAAACGGCTATCAATTCACTTGGCGAGCTGCCTCGCGGTTTGTTTATGGAACCTATCGGCCTTACAAAAGTGCTTTCCGAAACAATGGGCAGCCTCGAATCGGGTCTTTTGGTGGCGATTGTGGTTATTTTCTTGATGCTTTCGGCTAATTTCCAATCCTTCAAACTCTCGCTGGTAATCTTGACCACCGTGCCCGCCGTAGTGTTGGGAGCTTTGCTCATGCTGTTGCTGACAGGTTCTACGCTTAACTTGCAGTCTTACATGGGTATTATCATGTCTGTGGGGGTTTCCATTGCCAATGCCGTGTTGTTGGTAACCAATGCCGAACAACTCCGCAAAGTAAACGGCGACGCGCTGGAGTCGGCACGCGAAGCGGCTTCGTTGCGTTTACGCCCTATCATTATGACCAGTATCGCCATGATTGTGGGTATGTTGCCGATGGCCATCGGGCACGGCGAAGCTGGCGAACAAACTTCCCCGCTGGGACGTGCCGTAATCGGCGGACTGCTGTTCTCGACTTTTACCGTACTCATTGTTTTGCCTGTGATTTTTGCTTGGATGATGGATAAAAACTCTACTCAATCCGTGTCTTTAGACCCCGAAGACGAAGAAAGCAAACATTATGTACCATCATCTTTCCAACCAACAAAATGA
- a CDS encoding sensor histidine kinase: MKFKYVIDNELLQEIFILIFSFVLFTLNDWIFILSWKGFFSGVVYFSILYGHAQFNRHFILPFLWKEQKPLLYFLLTIVAMLIFSGILYEVSTEILYKNCFLYKSSHQKTYQFQLASLAGTLLCILGALQILAYYREQKRNSSMKLISNEVQLNTLKGQLNPHFLFNTFNTLYGISLQYPERTSDMIMQVSQLMRYQVENSAKEYVSLEDEVTFLNSYIELEKERVGYRCAIDVNFDIDPEKNYQIAPMLLITFIENAFKHGACSIKDCFVKISLLVKDNTLILRVINSIPKKKKEIISTKIGIVNTKQRLNIIYPNRYQLDIKPSADIFDVQLEIQLA, encoded by the coding sequence ATGAAATTTAAGTACGTCATAGACAATGAGTTGTTGCAAGAGATATTTATTTTAATATTCTCTTTTGTGCTATTTACGCTCAACGATTGGATTTTTATTTTAAGTTGGAAAGGCTTTTTTTCGGGTGTCGTTTATTTCTCTATTTTGTACGGACACGCTCAATTTAATAGACATTTTATTTTACCTTTTTTGTGGAAAGAACAAAAGCCATTATTATATTTTTTACTTACGATTGTGGCCATGCTTATTTTTTCGGGAATTTTGTACGAAGTTTCTACCGAAATACTCTACAAAAATTGTTTTTTATATAAATCTTCGCACCAAAAAACGTATCAATTTCAATTGGCTTCGTTGGCGGGTACGCTGCTTTGTATTTTGGGAGCTTTGCAAATTTTGGCCTATTACAGGGAGCAAAAACGCAATTCCAGCATGAAATTAATTTCTAATGAGGTGCAACTCAATACGCTGAAAGGCCAATTAAATCCGCATTTTCTTTTTAATACTTTCAATACGCTGTATGGCATCAGTTTGCAATACCCCGAACGCACTTCGGATATGATTATGCAAGTTTCGCAACTGATGCGCTATCAGGTCGAAAACTCGGCCAAAGAATATGTATCGCTGGAAGATGAAGTAACCTTCTTGAACAGTTACATAGAGCTTGAAAAAGAGCGAGTTGGCTACCGTTGTGCCATTGATGTAAACTTTGATATTGACCCAGAAAAAAACTATCAGATAGCCCCCATGTTGCTGATTACTTTTATCGAAAATGCTTTCAAACATGGCGCGTGTAGCATCAAAGATTGCTTTGTTAAAATTTCTCTTTTGGTGAAAGATAATACACTTATTTTGCGCGTTATTAATTCAATTCCCAAAAAGAAAAAAGAAATTATTTCTACAAAAATTGGGATTGTAAATACCAAACAGCGTTTAAATATTATTTATCCGAATCGCTACCAATTAGATATAAAACCTTCGGCAGATATATTTGATGTACAATTAGAAATTCAGTTAGCGTAA
- a CDS encoding efflux RND transporter periplasmic adaptor subunit, with the protein MKNTTLKITMAAASFLWVSCAEQKPAQKAETSEKASIETFKIAREKLSTELRLPAELTGFQEVNIYAKISSFVKELKVDIGSTVKKGQLLMVLEAPETSSQLSAAKSRLHSQEAVYMASNGTYNRLLEASKTEGTVSKNELDVAESKKNADFAQLQAAKAAYQEIQNLISYLQIHAPFDGVVAARNVNIGAYVGPAGKGSDLPLLVVQQQNKLRLAVYVPELYTGYLSIGDELSFSVKSLLGKKFKAKIARKAGALDSRLRSERVEMDVYNESKLLLPGMVAEVLLPLNAKDSTFVVPKSALVASSEGNFVLQVENNQTKRTHIQKGREFADKVEVFGELTPSAVLVKNASEEIKDGTAVK; encoded by the coding sequence ATGAAAAATACAACCCTAAAAATAACAATGGCCGCAGCGTCTTTCCTTTGGGTGAGCTGTGCCGAACAAAAGCCAGCCCAAAAAGCCGAGACAAGCGAAAAAGCCAGCATCGAAACCTTCAAAATTGCCAGAGAAAAACTCTCTACGGAGTTGCGACTTCCCGCCGAACTCACAGGTTTTCAGGAGGTAAATATTTATGCTAAAATCAGCAGCTTTGTAAAAGAACTCAAAGTGGATATTGGCTCTACCGTCAAAAAAGGGCAATTGCTCATGGTGCTGGAAGCTCCCGAAACCAGTTCGCAATTGTCGGCGGCCAAATCGCGCCTACATTCCCAAGAAGCCGTGTACATGGCCAGCAACGGCACTTACAACCGCCTTTTGGAGGCCAGCAAAACCGAAGGAACGGTTTCTAAAAATGAATTAGACGTGGCCGAAAGCAAGAAAAACGCCGATTTCGCACAGCTCCAAGCCGCCAAAGCCGCCTATCAGGAAATCCAAAACCTGATAAGCTATTTGCAAATTCACGCGCCTTTTGATGGCGTGGTAGCGGCCAGAAACGTAAACATTGGGGCGTATGTTGGCCCTGCGGGAAAAGGTTCGGATTTGCCGCTTTTGGTGGTACAACAACAAAACAAATTGCGTTTGGCGGTATATGTGCCCGAACTTTACACGGGTTACCTTAGCATCGGCGATGAGCTTTCTTTTAGCGTAAAATCTTTGTTGGGGAAAAAATTCAAAGCCAAAATAGCCCGTAAAGCAGGCGCATTGGACAGCCGTTTGCGTTCCGAACGCGTCGAAATGGACGTGTACAACGAATCCAAACTGCTTTTGCCGGGAATGGTGGCCGAAGTGTTATTGCCACTCAATGCCAAAGACAGCACTTTTGTAGTGCCAAAATCCGCGTTGGTGGCGTCCAGCGAAGGCAATTTTGTATTGCAAGTCGAAAACAACCAAACCAAACGCACGCACATCCAGAAAGGCCGCGAGTTTGCCGACAAAGTGGAAGTATTTGGCGAGCTAACGCCTTCGGCTGTTTTGGTCAAAAACGCCTCCGAAGAAATCAAGGACGGCACGGCAGTGAAATAA
- a CDS encoding MraY family glycosyltransferase, which translates to MIISKPLTAMNQLMFLIPLLSLLIILLILPMIRAVALKVNLTDIPNGRKVHRQPVPLVGGIAVFVAVSLALTFAMFHGFHLGEYVSIYLGATVLLIMGVADDKWDLGASLKLLIQLTLAHYIYLQGFYIDTLLGVFGIYAIPHWLEYALTIVVVAGVVNAFNLMDGIDGLAASIAIFTLAMLGAFAYMLNLLNIMLICMSIMGALVGFLYYNFSKTRKIFMGDAGSLVLGFVMVVLAIALLQKAEQAARPDIMYGGVFAVMALPVLDALRVFKNRIRRGKSPFAADKTHLHHLFLVTGLKHKYITLLIAALLVFITLMGVLTSSLTGVTFGVQIVLLVFSLTTRILKTKSDIQHWQVKIREMEQQGNL; encoded by the coding sequence TTGATAATTTCTAAACCACTTACGGCCATGAACCAACTAATGTTTCTTATCCCGCTCTTATCCTTATTGATTATTCTCTTGATTTTGCCCATGATTCGGGCTGTGGCTCTGAAAGTAAACCTAACGGACATTCCCAATGGCCGCAAAGTACACAGGCAACCCGTGCCGTTGGTGGGAGGGATTGCCGTATTTGTGGCGGTGAGTTTGGCTCTGACGTTTGCCATGTTTCACGGGTTTCATTTGGGCGAATACGTCAGCATCTATTTGGGGGCGACGGTGCTGCTCATTATGGGCGTGGCCGACGACAAATGGGACTTGGGTGCTTCGCTTAAATTGCTGATACAACTCACGTTAGCGCATTATATTTACCTGCAAGGTTTTTATATAGATACACTTTTGGGCGTGTTTGGAATTTATGCCATTCCGCATTGGTTGGAATATGCCCTTACGATTGTGGTGGTGGCAGGTGTGGTTAATGCCTTTAATCTCATGGACGGAATAGACGGTTTGGCCGCGTCCATTGCCATTTTTACGCTGGCCATGCTCGGAGCGTTTGCGTATATGCTCAACTTGCTCAATATCATGTTGATTTGTATGTCGATTATGGGCGCGTTGGTTGGATTTTTGTACTACAATTTTTCCAAAACCCGTAAAATATTTATGGGTGATGCGGGGTCGTTGGTGCTGGGTTTTGTGATGGTGGTGTTGGCCATTGCGTTGCTACAAAAAGCCGAACAAGCCGCAAGGCCTGATATTATGTACGGCGGTGTGTTTGCGGTAATGGCTTTGCCCGTACTCGATGCGCTGCGGGTGTTTAAAAATAGAATTAGAAGAGGAAAAAGCCCTTTTGCTGCCGACAAAACACATTTGCATCATTTGTTTTTGGTAACTGGTCTCAAGCACAAATACATTACGTTGCTGATTGCCGCTTTGCTTGTCTTCATTACGCTGATGGGCGTGCTGACCAGCTCGCTGACGGGTGTAACGTTTGGGGTTCAGATTGTTTTGCTGGTGTTTAGCCTTACGACCCGAATCCTGAAAACCAAATCCGACATACAACACTGGCAAGTGAAAATCCGAGAAATGGAACAACAAGGCAATTTATAG
- a CDS encoding DUF1972 domain-containing protein: MKKEQKNKLAIIGTVGLPANYGGFETLAEHLVENLSDRYDITVYCSGKKYPKEKRLRYYKGARLQYLPLDANGVQSIPYDTLSILHSLFYADVLLILGVAGAWILPFVKLFTNKKIIISIDGIEWKRDKWSNLAKLYLFWAESLAVRFSHIDISDNEAIQDYTAERYGSLSRIIEYGADHTLKLPLDEETRKQYPFVNQSYAFKVCRIEPENNVHIVLEAFSRTRKLPLVIVGNWDKSEYGQNLKVQYKHHANIFILDPIYNQAKLDVLRGNAALYVHGHSAGGTNPSLVEAMYLGLPVMAFGVSYNRVTTENKALYFRDLDDLMGLLESVEADMLAQLGEVMGQIAKRRYTWGTISDKYERLVEQALSQKEKPTVLPAASAMQYSQLLDNGCAHLKTLDNF; encoded by the coding sequence ATGAAAAAGGAACAAAAAAACAAGTTGGCCATTATCGGGACGGTAGGATTGCCAGCCAACTACGGCGGTTTTGAAACACTCGCCGAACATCTTGTCGAAAATCTAAGCGACCGTTACGACATTACGGTTTATTGTTCGGGCAAAAAATATCCAAAAGAAAAACGCCTGCGCTATTACAAAGGTGCACGCTTACAATATTTGCCACTTGATGCCAACGGCGTACAAAGCATTCCGTACGATACGCTTTCGATTTTGCATAGTTTGTTTTATGCGGACGTGCTCTTGATTTTGGGCGTGGCGGGAGCTTGGATACTGCCTTTTGTGAAGCTATTCACCAACAAAAAAATAATAATTTCCATTGATGGCATCGAATGGAAACGCGATAAATGGAGCAATTTGGCCAAGTTGTATTTGTTCTGGGCGGAGTCGTTGGCGGTGCGTTTTTCGCACATAGATATTTCCGACAACGAAGCCATACAAGACTATACAGCAGAACGTTACGGTTCGTTGAGCCGCATTATTGAGTACGGCGCAGACCACACACTCAAGTTGCCATTAGACGAAGAAACGCGCAAACAATATCCGTTTGTCAATCAATCTTACGCCTTTAAGGTTTGTAGAATAGAACCCGAAAATAACGTACACATTGTACTGGAGGCTTTTTCCAGAACCCGTAAATTGCCGCTGGTGATTGTAGGCAATTGGGATAAAAGCGAATACGGCCAAAATCTGAAAGTCCAATATAAACACCACGCTAATATTTTTATTCTTGACCCCATTTACAACCAAGCCAAACTGGACGTATTGCGCGGCAATGCGGCGTTGTATGTGCACGGACATTCGGCAGGCGGAACGAATCCGTCGTTAGTGGAAGCCATGTATTTGGGTTTGCCTGTGATGGCTTTCGGCGTGTCGTACAACCGCGTAACAACCGAAAACAAAGCCTTGTATTTCAGAGATTTGGACGATTTGATGGGCTTGCTCGAAAGCGTAGAAGCCGATATGCTCGCGCAGTTGGGTGAGGTGATGGGGCAAATCGCCAAACGCCGCTACACGTGGGGCACGATTTCCGACAAATACGAACGTCTTGTGGAACAGGCTCTTAGCCAAAAAGAAAAGCCAACGGTATTGCCTGCGGCCAGTGCCATGCAGTATTCGCAACTTTTGGATAATGGCTGCGCACATCTCAAAACCCTTGATAATTTCTAA
- a CDS encoding LytR/AlgR family response regulator transcription factor, with amino-acid sequence MNTVRKCIIVDDEPAAHYVLINYIKKSPQLELASQFFNGVDALNYLRDNKVDLLFLDIDMPEITGLDLLKILPAPPKTILTTAYSEFALESYEYGVIDYLLKPIYFPRFLKSVDRFFSMYGQETLQNIDENISVISIKVDGIMVELALDDIFYAQSFGNYVKLFTKNRTYLVSSTTNEIQCSLPSHRFMRIHKSYIVALDKIQEIDKDFVVIGQQKIPIGITYKRELSEYLKR; translated from the coding sequence ATGAATACCGTCCGCAAATGTATTATTGTAGATGATGAGCCAGCTGCGCATTATGTACTCATTAATTATATCAAAAAAAGCCCACAATTGGAACTGGCAAGCCAGTTTTTTAATGGTGTGGATGCGCTTAATTATTTGCGAGATAATAAAGTTGATTTATTGTTTTTGGATATAGATATGCCCGAAATTACGGGATTAGATTTGCTCAAAATATTGCCTGCACCACCCAAAACAATTCTTACGACGGCCTATTCTGAATTTGCGTTAGAAAGCTACGAATATGGTGTCATTGATTATTTGCTAAAGCCCATTTATTTCCCTCGTTTTCTGAAATCGGTGGATAGGTTTTTTTCGATGTATGGACAAGAAACTTTGCAAAATATAGATGAAAATATCAGCGTCATTTCCATAAAAGTAGATGGCATCATGGTAGAATTGGCCTTAGACGATATCTTTTATGCGCAAAGTTTCGGAAATTATGTGAAATTATTTACTAAAAATAGAACCTATTTGGTGTCTTCGACTACCAACGAAATTCAATGCAGTTTGCCCAGTCATCGGTTTATGCGTATTCACAAATCGTATATTGTGGCTTTAGACAAAATTCAGGAAATAGATAAAGATTTTGTGGTAATTGGTCAGCAAAAAATCCCGATTGGTATTACTTACAAACGGGAGTTATCGGAATACTTGAAACGTTAG